In one Dreissena polymorpha isolate Duluth1 chromosome 7, UMN_Dpol_1.0, whole genome shotgun sequence genomic region, the following are encoded:
- the LOC127838882 gene encoding uncharacterized protein LOC127838882 isoform X1: MMSSTTTNTVAGHSECFKETELENCVVCAIKLDSQLNAKIHNKNAPLERRRSALNVFLTIAQLKKNSNCSEMRVYCRHRTIYLISNGMLEWQDHWFKDVKRLPATFMGYIGTSGELKICGKSRDNSQDIQFAFARLDSFIKPENVFYINYNDLKKSISVSDCKGKAFLEYSDIISVCDCKGKAFLEYSDIMSVCDCKGKAFLEYPDKMQFDCFKTHAGSTLNVCPTDPPVHNVPAQESEDSEQESHSVQAEDDADAFSSIAPSSSIRDFPNVHSNYSSSNHSHLTFRSQSHNNLRVGNHNSDGNQRFDSREFNRQPVGNAAVVSNDSLILNCQNQHYDVPHHNDYSRHENRILQNPEAIYPTAKYPNLRHEEDRRQSFSTWPRALPSAHDFVSRGFFYTGNGDLVRCFCCGIGLKDFSDTDNPLMEHVKHSRNCPFLLEYFGSREEIQRYAQSISTQEPEEIRRQQRQRYNSIQGLNVNGYRARHERLRSLQARLDTFTNWPSHLAQRPYQLAEAGLYYTGVDDHCRCFACDGGLRKWEPGDDPWIEHCRWFPACPHAIETKGRDFIDLIQLSADQAADENASAPQEEMTSSLARMSMEETLVQRIADRYDSMLNRSMGFSKEEIKNAVLELVQQGNKAPNVEDIVTQIEIITERNTLLHEVRTSNNVEQTEDGLLVENTRLKGIMMCCLCRKNQVNILFLPCTHHKFCLECSRAIQTCPICKRTIKDKIRTYML; this comes from the exons ATGATGTCGTCGACAACCACTAATACTGTAGCAGGGCATTCAG AATGTTTTAAAGAAACGGAACTGGAAAACTGCGTTGTATGCGCCATCAAATTGGATTCACAACTTAACGccaaaattcataataaaaatgcGCCACTAGAAAGAAGGAGATCCGCATTAAACGTGTTTCTTACCATcgcccaattaaaaaaaaatagtaattGTAGTGAGATGAGAGTATATTGTCGTCACAGGACTATTTACCTTATTTCGAACGGAATGTTGGAGTGGCAGGACCACTGGTTCAAGGATGTCAAACGACTTCCAGCAACATTCATGGGATACATAGGCACATCAGGCGAATTGAAGATCTGCGGAAAATCTCGCGACAACTCTCAAGACATACAATTTGCGTTCGCTAGATTGGATTCTTTCATTAAAcctgaaaatgtattttatatcaattataatgATTTAAAGAAATCCATTTCAGTGTCTGATTGCAAAGGTAAAGCGTTTCTAGAATATTCAGACATCATTTCAGTGTGTGATTGCAAAGGCAAAGCGTTTCTAGAATATTCAGACATCATGTCAGTGTGTGATTGCAAAGGCAAAGCGTTTCTAGAATATCCAGACAAAATGCAATTTGATTGTTTTAAGACGCATGCTGGATCTACACTGAACGTCTGTCCAACAGACCCACCTGTACATAATGTGCCTGCTCAAGAATCCGAGGATTCCGAACAAGAATCACATTCAGTTCAGGCTGAAGACGATGCCGATGCTTTTAGTTCGATAGCTCCATCATCTAGCATAAGAGATTTTCCAAATGTGCACAGTAATTATTCTTCTTCCAATCACAGTCATTTAACGTTTCGTTCGCAAAGCCATAATAATTTGAGAGTTGGCAATCATAATAGTGATGGAAATCAACGATTTGACAGTCGAGAGTTCAACAGACAGCCAGTAGGAAATGCCGCTGTTGTTTCAAATGACTCACTCATACTAAATTGTCAGAATCAACACTACGATGTACCGCATCATAACGATTATTCTCGACATGAAAACAGAATACTACAGAACCCAGAGGCCATTTATCCG ACAGCAAAGTATCCCAACTTAAGACATGAAGAAGACAGACGACAATCGTTCTCTACTTGGCCAAGGGCGTTGCCGTCAGCTCACGACTTTGTCTCGCGTGGATTTTTCTATACAG GAAACGGTGACCTAGTAAGATGTTTCTGCTGTGGGATTGGACTGAAGGACTTCTCGGACACTGATAATCCCCTCATGGAACATGTCAAACACTCGAGAAACTGTCCTTTCCTCTTGGAATATTTTGGTAGCCGAGAAGAAATACAACGCTACGCG CAAAGTATTTCAACCCAAGAACCCGAGGAGATCCGGCGTCAACAGAGGCAGCGATATAACAGTATACAAG GTCTGAACGTCAATGGATATAGAGCAAGACACGAACGGCTCCGCTCTCTTCAAGCTCGTTTAGACACGTTCACCAACTGGCCATCACACTTGGCCCAAAGACCCTATCAACTTGCCGAAGCTGGACTGTATTACACCG GAGTTGACGACCACTGCCGCTGCTTCGCGTGTGACGGTGGTTTGAGGAAATGGGAACCTGGAGATGATCCCTGGATAGAACACTGCAGATGGTTTCCGGCTTGTCCTCATGCGATTGAAACCAAAGGGCGCGATTTTATTGACCTTATTCAACTTTCAGCGGATCAGGCTGCCGAC GAAAACGCATCCGCTCCACAGGAAGAAATGACAAGCTCCCTGGCTCGAATGTCAATGGAGGAAACTCTTGTACAGAGAATAGCTGATCGATATGACAGTATGCTGAATAGAAGCATGGGCTTTTCTAAAGAAGAAATCAAAAACGCTGTTCTAGAACTCGTCCAGCAAG GCAATAAAGCTCCCAACGTAGAAGACATCGTCACACAAATTGAAATAATTACGGAGAGAAACACACTCCTTCATGAAGTCCGTACGTCCAATAATGTCGAACAAACCGAAG